A genomic region of Lachnoclostridium edouardi contains the following coding sequences:
- the tyrS gene encoding tyrosine--tRNA ligase has protein sequence MTVYEELVARGLIAQVTNEEEIKNMINNGKATFYIGFDPTADSLHVGHFMALCLMKRLQMAGNRPIALIGGGTGMVGDPSGRSDMRQMMTEEMIQHNCDCFKEQMSRFIDFSEGKALMVNNADWLLKLNYVELLREVGACFSVNNMLRAECYKQRMEKGLSFLEFNYMIMQSYDFYELFQRYGCNMQFGGDDQWSNMLGGTELIRRKLGKDAHAMTITLLLNSEGKKMGKTQSGAVWLDPNKTTPFEFYQYWRNVGDADVLKCLRMLTFLPLEQINKMDKWEGSQLNTAKDILAYELTNLVHGEEEANKAREASKALFGGGGNLENMPTVELTEEDFQDGQMDILAMLQKSGLAPSRSEARRNVEQGGVSVDGEPVKDIKAVFTKDQIGSQGIVLRRGKKNYKKIILK, from the coding sequence ATGACTGTATATGAAGAGTTAGTTGCCAGAGGCCTGATTGCCCAAGTGACAAATGAAGAAGAAATTAAAAACATGATTAATAATGGAAAAGCCACATTCTATATTGGCTTTGACCCTACAGCAGACAGCCTTCACGTAGGCCATTTTATGGCTTTATGTTTAATGAAAAGACTGCAGATGGCAGGCAACCGCCCTATTGCTTTAATCGGCGGCGGCACAGGCATGGTTGGAGATCCTTCCGGAAGATCTGACATGCGCCAGATGATGACAGAGGAAATGATTCAGCACAACTGCGACTGCTTTAAAGAGCAGATGAGCCGTTTTATTGATTTTTCTGAAGGCAAGGCGTTAATGGTAAATAATGCGGACTGGCTGTTAAAGCTGAATTATGTAGAGCTTTTAAGAGAAGTAGGGGCCTGCTTCAGCGTAAACAACATGCTGAGAGCAGAATGCTATAAGCAGAGAATGGAAAAAGGGTTAAGCTTCTTAGAGTTTAACTACATGATTATGCAAAGCTACGACTTTTATGAGCTGTTCCAGAGATACGGCTGCAACATGCAGTTCGGCGGCGACGATCAGTGGAGCAATATGTTAGGCGGCACAGAGCTGATTAGAAGAAAGCTGGGCAAGGACGCTCACGCCATGACAATTACCCTGCTGCTGAACTCAGAAGGAAAGAAAATGGGAAAAACTCAGTCAGGAGCAGTATGGCTGGATCCCAATAAAACAACTCCTTTTGAATTTTATCAGTACTGGAGAAACGTGGGAGATGCAGATGTGTTAAAATGCCTGCGTATGCTTACTTTCCTGCCCTTAGAGCAGATTAATAAAATGGACAAATGGGAAGGCAGCCAGTTAAATACAGCAAAGGATATTCTGGCATATGAATTGACTAACCTGGTACACGGGGAGGAAGAGGCGAATAAGGCCAGAGAAGCCTCCAAAGCATTATTTGGCGGCGGCGGAAATCTGGAAAATATGCCTACAGTAGAGCTGACAGAAGAAGATTTCCAGGACGGACAGATGGACATTTTAGCCATGCTCCAGAAATCAGGCCTGGCTCCGTCCAGATCTGAGGCCAGAAGAAATGTGGAGCAGGGAGGCGTATCTGTAGACGGAGAGCCTGTAAAAGACATTAAAGCTGTATTTACAAAAGATCAGATCGGTTCTCAGGGAATCGTGTTAAGAAGAGGAAAGAAAAACTACAAGAAAATCATTTTGAAATAA
- a CDS encoding LysR family transcriptional regulator: MKIKQLYTFQAVCEEESITKAAQRLHTTQPAISRTINELEEFLGARLFDRSSRKVALNETGRLFLSKVIPLLELYDDLEHTFQDYDKKTPLRLGVTPVIVNSCLPGILERFQVSNSDTDIKVTVEHEKELERLLLHHELDLILMEGILENEAIVKVPVASEPLAVLAAPNHPLTQLPYATVNEMVEYPLLFRETGSSIRHMIDSALLFYSVSASPVWTSVSSHSLLEGARQGFGITILPRRLAQKDLDAGLLTEIPVVDFNLSCTNHVMFLQDKYQTLAFQSLVNVILFSAG, translated from the coding sequence ATGAAAATCAAGCAATTATATACGTTTCAAGCTGTATGTGAAGAGGAAAGCATAACAAAAGCTGCCCAGCGCCTTCATACTACCCAGCCGGCGATTTCCCGCACCATTAACGAACTGGAGGAATTCTTAGGCGCCAGGCTGTTTGACCGCTCCTCCCGCAAGGTGGCGTTAAACGAGACAGGCCGCCTGTTTCTTTCTAAAGTAATCCCTTTGCTGGAGCTGTATGACGATTTGGAGCATACCTTTCAGGATTACGACAAAAAAACTCCTCTCCGCCTGGGAGTAACTCCTGTGATTGTCAACTCCTGCCTGCCGGGAATTCTGGAACGTTTTCAAGTAAGTAATTCTGATACTGATATTAAGGTTACAGTAGAACATGAAAAAGAGCTGGAACGGCTGCTGCTTCACCATGAACTAGACCTGATTCTCATGGAAGGCATACTGGAAAACGAAGCTATAGTAAAGGTTCCCGTGGCCTCTGAGCCTTTAGCTGTACTGGCGGCTCCCAACCACCCTCTTACTCAGCTTCCCTATGCCACTGTTAACGAAATGGTGGAGTATCCTTTGCTGTTTCGCGAAACAGGCAGCTCCATCCGCCATATGATTGACAGCGCTTTGCTGTTTTACAGCGTTTCCGCCTCCCCTGTGTGGACCAGCGTCAGCTCCCACTCTCTTTTAGAAGGAGCCCGCCAGGGCTTTGGAATCACGATTCTGCCCCGCAGGCTGGCGCAAAAGGATCTGGATGCAGGTCTTTTAACAGAGATCCCAGTGGTGGATTTTAACCTTTCCTGCACCAATCATGTTATGTTTCTCCAGGATAAATATCAAACTCTTGCATTTCAGTCTTTAGTTAATGTTATTTTGTTTTCAGCAGGTTAA
- a CDS encoding FAD:protein FMN transferase, with the protein MKKFALAAAAVCAALTVCLTGCKENRQIEPISQSAFLLNTFVTVTLYDSEDQDILTGCLKLCGEYENMLSRTIEGSDIYRLNHREPGTRAMEVQEETAELIEKGLYYSKLSEGAFDITIEPLSSQWDFTAENPQVPDERSLEEGARKVDYRQLQVEGNQVIFQSDDTRIDLGAIAKGYIADRLKDYLLEENVKSAVINLGGNVLCVGEKPDGQPFRIGLRKPFEGQDQVIGVLDISDRSMVTSGVYERHFVKDGVNYHHILDPKTGYPYNNGLTSVTIVSEQSVDGDGLSTVCFSLGLEKALQLVESLDQVYAVFITEDGKIHTSKGAEQFLEELP; encoded by the coding sequence ATGAAAAAATTTGCGTTGGCGGCTGCAGCTGTGTGCGCAGCTTTGACGGTTTGCCTTACTGGCTGTAAAGAAAATAGACAGATTGAGCCTATCAGCCAGTCTGCCTTTCTGCTGAATACCTTTGTAACTGTTACTCTTTATGATTCAGAGGACCAGGATATTTTAACGGGCTGCCTTAAATTGTGCGGGGAATATGAAAATATGCTTAGCAGAACCATAGAGGGAAGTGATATTTACAGGCTGAATCACAGAGAGCCGGGGACAAGAGCCATGGAGGTTCAGGAGGAGACAGCTGAACTAATAGAAAAAGGGCTTTACTACAGCAAACTTTCAGAAGGAGCCTTTGACATAACAATAGAGCCTTTAAGCAGTCAATGGGATTTTACTGCAGAAAATCCTCAGGTGCCTGATGAGAGAAGCCTGGAGGAGGGGGCCAGAAAGGTGGATTATAGGCAGCTTCAAGTAGAGGGAAATCAGGTGATTTTTCAGTCTGACGATACCAGAATTGACTTAGGAGCCATTGCAAAAGGCTATATTGCAGATAGGCTGAAAGATTATCTGCTGGAGGAAAATGTAAAAAGCGCTGTGATTAATCTGGGAGGAAATGTTTTATGCGTGGGAGAAAAGCCGGACGGACAGCCCTTCCGCATTGGCCTTAGAAAGCCCTTTGAGGGGCAGGATCAGGTAATAGGAGTTTTAGATATCAGCGACAGATCTATGGTTACGTCTGGAGTTTATGAGCGCCATTTTGTAAAGGACGGGGTAAATTATCACCATATTTTAGATCCTAAGACAGGATACCCTTATAATAACGGGCTGACCAGCGTTACCATAGTATCAGAACAATCAGTGGACGGAGACGGGCTCAGCACAGTCTGCTTTTCACTGGGGCTTGAAAAGGCGCTGCAGCTGGTGGAAAGCCTGGACCAGGTGTATGCTGTATTTATTACAGAGGACGGGAAAATTCATACCTCCAAAGGAGCGGAACAGTTTTTGGAGGAACTGCCCTAA
- a CDS encoding DMT family transporter, translating to MNKKHKGIFFIIISAFCFALMNVFVRGAGDLPFIQKSFFRNFVAAIFATVILIKDRMWFSGIKGNMKYLILRSVFGAIGMLCNFYAIDRLLLADASMLNKMSPFFAIIFSYFILKEKVKPVQAAAVGAAFIGSLFIIKPTFVNMDLFPSIIGLMGGLGAGAAYTMVRLLGEKGEKGPFIVFFFSAFTCVITLPYLILQYHPMSAWQLASLLLAGTAAAGGQFSITAAYFYAPAREISVYDYSQIVFSAVMGWMFFGQLPDKYSCVGYVVIVGAAVLMFLYNNRKEKVAG from the coding sequence ATGAATAAAAAACATAAAGGAATCTTTTTTATAATTATTTCCGCATTCTGTTTTGCCCTGATGAATGTGTTTGTAAGAGGCGCAGGAGATTTGCCTTTTATACAAAAAAGTTTTTTCAGAAATTTTGTGGCGGCTATTTTTGCAACAGTAATTCTTATAAAAGACAGAATGTGGTTTTCAGGAATAAAAGGAAACATGAAATATTTGATTCTAAGGTCTGTGTTTGGAGCAATTGGGATGCTGTGCAATTTCTATGCCATTGACAGATTGCTGTTAGCAGATGCTTCCATGTTGAATAAAATGTCTCCGTTTTTTGCCATTATCTTCAGTTACTTTATATTAAAGGAAAAAGTAAAGCCTGTGCAGGCTGCGGCAGTAGGAGCGGCGTTTATAGGCAGCTTATTTATTATTAAGCCTACGTTTGTAAATATGGATTTATTTCCTTCTATTATAGGACTGATGGGAGGTTTAGGAGCCGGGGCGGCTTATACAATGGTTCGATTATTAGGAGAAAAAGGGGAGAAGGGCCCGTTTATTGTGTTTTTCTTTTCAGCCTTTACATGTGTGATTACTCTGCCTTATTTGATTTTACAGTATCATCCTATGAGCGCCTGGCAGCTTGCCAGCCTGCTTTTAGCAGGAACAGCGGCTGCAGGAGGCCAGTTTTCTATAACAGCCGCATATTTTTATGCGCCTGCCAGAGAAATATCTGTATATGATTATTCTCAGATTGTATTCTCGGCAGTTATGGGATGGATGTTTTTTGGCCAGCTTCCGGACAAATACAGCTGCGTGGGATATGTGGTGATTGTGGGAGCTGCCGTTTTAATGTTTCTCTATAATAATAGAAAGGAAAAAGTGGCTGGATGA
- a CDS encoding aminotransferase class I/II-fold pyridoxal phosphate-dependent enzyme produces the protein MKPYAEMTKEELKELRKQLAAQYREMQGKDLKLDMSRGKPSLDQLDLSMGMMDVLSSSDDLTCDDGTDCRNYGVLDGIKEAKELIADMMEVNPDNVIIYGNSSLNVMYDTVARSITNGIMGNTPWSKLDKVKFLCPVPGYDRHFTIMEYFGIEMINVPMTPTGPDMDMVEELVSKDELIKGIWCVPKYSNPQGISYSDETVRRFARLKPAASDFRIYWDNAYTVHHLYDHDQDHLVEILAECKRAGNPDLVYKFASTSKISFPGSGIASLAASPNNLEDIRKQLRVQTIGHDKVNQLRHVRYFGNIHGMVEHMRKHADILRPKFEAVEDILEKELGGLGIASWTKPKGGYFISFDSLDGCAKKIVARCKKAGVVMTNAGATYPYGKDPHDTNIRIAPSYPPLNDLILAAELLALCTKLVSVDKLLAEKEAEA, from the coding sequence ATGAAACCATATGCAGAAATGACAAAAGAAGAATTAAAAGAACTTAGAAAACAGCTGGCTGCCCAGTACAGAGAGATGCAGGGTAAGGACCTGAAACTGGACATGTCCAGAGGAAAGCCAAGCTTAGATCAGTTGGATTTGTCCATGGGCATGATGGATGTTCTCAGCAGCAGCGACGACTTAACTTGTGACGACGGAACAGACTGCAGAAACTACGGCGTTTTAGACGGAATCAAAGAAGCAAAGGAATTAATTGCAGACATGATGGAGGTAAATCCTGATAATGTTATTATTTATGGAAACTCCAGCCTGAATGTTATGTACGATACAGTGGCCCGCTCTATTACCAATGGAATTATGGGCAATACTCCCTGGAGCAAGCTGGACAAGGTAAAGTTTCTTTGCCCTGTGCCTGGATATGACAGACACTTTACAATTATGGAATACTTTGGCATTGAGATGATCAACGTGCCTATGACTCCAACAGGCCCTGACATGGATATGGTGGAGGAGCTGGTGTCAAAGGATGAATTGATTAAAGGTATCTGGTGCGTTCCCAAATATTCCAATCCTCAGGGAATCTCATATTCTGATGAGACAGTAAGACGTTTTGCAAGGCTGAAGCCTGCAGCCAGTGATTTTAGAATCTACTGGGACAACGCTTATACAGTACACCACTTATATGACCATGACCAGGATCACCTGGTAGAGATTTTGGCAGAATGTAAAAGAGCGGGAAATCCTGATTTAGTTTATAAGTTTGCATCTACATCTAAAATCAGCTTCCCAGGCTCAGGAATTGCTTCTTTAGCTGCTTCTCCAAACAATCTGGAGGATATCAGAAAGCAGTTAAGAGTTCAGACTATTGGACATGATAAGGTAAACCAGCTGCGCCATGTGCGTTACTTTGGCAATATTCATGGAATGGTTGAGCACATGAGAAAGCACGCAGATATTTTAAGACCAAAGTTTGAGGCAGTGGAAGATATTCTGGAGAAAGAGCTGGGAGGATTGGGAATCGCCTCCTGGACAAAGCCAAAGGGAGGATATTTTATTTCCTTTGATTCTCTGGACGGATGCGCAAAGAAAATTGTGGCAAGATGTAAGAAGGCCGGCGTTGTAATGACAAACGCAGGGGCTACTTATCCATATGGCAAAGATCCTCACGACACTAATATCAGAATCGCGCCGTCTTATCCGCCTCTTAACGATTTAATTCTGGCTGCAGAGCTGCTGGCTCTGTGTACAAAGCTGGTAAGTGTAGATAAGCTGCTGGCTGAAAAGGAAGCAGAGGCATAG
- a CDS encoding GtrA family protein, with the protein MISRLLNKTLNRETISYLIFGVLTTLVDWFSYAAFRWGGMDYRLATICCQAAAILFAYVTNKLFVFRNFEFAVAHLIKEITSFFTCRIATAVFTYFAMVFMVDGLGITQDMICKVVVSAISLVANYLFSKWFIFKDKPSKGNGNETGRN; encoded by the coding sequence ATGATAAGCAGGTTATTAAATAAAACCTTAAATAGAGAAACAATTTCTTATTTGATTTTTGGAGTGCTGACTACCTTAGTAGACTGGTTTTCTTACGCAGCTTTCCGGTGGGGCGGCATGGACTACAGGCTGGCCACTATTTGCTGCCAGGCGGCGGCCATTTTATTTGCATATGTGACAAACAAGTTATTTGTGTTCCGCAATTTTGAATTTGCTGTTGCCCATTTAATTAAAGAAATAACCTCGTTTTTTACCTGCAGAATTGCCACGGCAGTTTTTACATATTTTGCCATGGTATTTATGGTAGACGGACTTGGAATTACTCAGGATATGATCTGCAAGGTGGTTGTGTCTGCTATTTCTCTGGTTGCCAATTATTTGTTCAGCAAATGGTTTATTTTTAAGGACAAGCCTTCAAAGGGGAATGGAAATGAAACAGGAAGAAATTAA
- a CDS encoding DMT family transporter, with product MKEPKAKGYLMTLAGGACWGLSGCCGQFLFEQKGATAEWLVAIRLLTAGLILAAAGFWKNGKENISLFKNKKDIRQLLLFSFAGIWVSQYTYFAAIQHSNAGTATVLQYMFPVLILIVICLKEKRLPIGIELTAIILSVLGTVILGTHGDFTTLHMTPAALFFGLAAAVGGMLYNMLPGDLIQRYGMFQVVGFGMIFSGAVFCAAVKPWNQYVIWDVGTVLTLAGVIVVGTAVGFGLYLQGVSIIGPLKGSMLASIEPVSAVIISVFWLGTAFTVFDLIGFVMIMGTVMLLTWKQTPKKGD from the coding sequence ATGAAAGAGCCCAAAGCAAAAGGGTATTTGATGACATTAGCCGGAGGCGCCTGCTGGGGCCTGTCCGGCTGTTGCGGCCAGTTTTTATTTGAACAAAAGGGAGCTACGGCCGAATGGCTGGTAGCTATACGTCTGCTTACGGCAGGGCTGATTTTGGCGGCTGCAGGATTTTGGAAAAACGGAAAAGAGAATATTAGTTTATTTAAAAATAAAAAGGATATCAGACAGCTGCTTCTTTTTTCCTTTGCCGGAATCTGGGTGTCTCAATATACTTATTTTGCGGCGATTCAGCACTCCAATGCAGGAACCGCCACTGTGCTTCAATATATGTTTCCGGTTTTAATTTTAATCGTAATATGCCTAAAGGAAAAAAGACTGCCTATTGGAATTGAACTGACGGCTATTATACTTTCTGTTCTGGGCACAGTCATACTGGGCACCCACGGAGACTTTACCACTCTTCACATGACGCCTGCAGCTTTATTTTTCGGCCTGGCGGCGGCAGTAGGCGGAATGTTATACAATATGCTTCCAGGAGATTTGATTCAGAGATATGGAATGTTTCAGGTAGTAGGCTTTGGAATGATATTTTCCGGAGCTGTTTTCTGCGCGGCTGTAAAGCCCTGGAATCAGTATGTAATTTGGGATGTGGGAACTGTGCTTACCTTAGCCGGGGTGATTGTAGTGGGAACGGCAGTGGGATTTGGCTTATACCTTCAGGGAGTCAGCATAATCGGTCCCTTAAAGGGAAGTATGCTGGCCAGCATAGAGCCGGTATCTGCAGTAATCATCTCAGTATTTTGGCTGGGCACAGCTTTTACAGTTTTTGATCTTATAGGCTTTGTGATGATTATGGGAACAGTTATGCTTCTTACTTGGAAGCAAACGCCAAAAAAAGGTGATTGA
- a CDS encoding nitroreductase family protein, which produces MIQTIENRRSIRRYQSRPVSKALIEQVLKAGIMAPSSKNRQPWRFTVVSGNSKIKMLAAMEQGLEREKNGKPLLPESQKHLSGAAYTLEIMRQAPVTILVTNSLGLNISQPATAEERIYEICNAQSVGAALENMTLAATELGLGSLWICDIFFAYEELNQWINGQGTLIAAMTLGYQDESPSMRPRKALDEITQWRS; this is translated from the coding sequence ATGATCCAGACAATAGAAAACAGAAGAAGCATCCGGAGGTATCAAAGCAGGCCGGTTTCCAAAGCTCTGATAGAGCAGGTTTTAAAGGCCGGAATCATGGCTCCTTCCTCCAAAAACCGGCAGCCATGGAGATTTACAGTTGTTTCCGGAAACAGCAAAATAAAGATGCTGGCCGCCATGGAACAGGGATTGGAGAGGGAGAAAAACGGAAAGCCTTTGCTGCCTGAAAGCCAAAAACATTTATCCGGCGCCGCTTACACTTTAGAAATTATGAGACAGGCTCCTGTTACTATTCTGGTTACAAACTCCCTGGGACTTAATATTTCTCAGCCGGCAACGGCGGAGGAACGGATATATGAAATTTGCAACGCCCAGTCTGTAGGCGCCGCTCTGGAAAATATGACCTTAGCCGCCACAGAATTAGGGCTGGGCAGCCTGTGGATCTGCGATATCTTTTTTGCTTATGAAGAGCTGAACCAGTGGATTAACGGCCAGGGTACGTTAATCGCCGCTATGACTTTAGGGTATCAGGATGAAAGTCCTTCTATGAGGCCCCGCAAGGCCCTGGATGAAATTACACAGTGGAGAAGCTAA
- a CDS encoding NYN domain-containing protein has protein sequence MADYLLVDGYNIIFAWPDLKALADTNLDAARMKLQDILCNYQGFKKCNLILVFDGYKVKGNPGEVIKYHNIHVIFTKEAETADQYIEKVTQEIGRTHHVKVATSDKLEQVIILGKGAVRLSARDLEKEIKETNDEIHKQHLERIPSKKNRLFDNVDPALFEYLEKIRLNKQ, from the coding sequence ATGGCAGATTACCTATTGGTAGACGGATATAATATTATTTTTGCGTGGCCTGATTTAAAGGCCCTGGCTGATACGAACCTGGACGCCGCCAGAATGAAGCTGCAGGATATTCTCTGTAATTATCAGGGCTTTAAAAAGTGCAATTTGATTCTGGTTTTCGACGGCTACAAGGTAAAAGGGAATCCCGGGGAGGTAATCAAATATCACAACATCCATGTTATTTTTACTAAAGAAGCGGAAACTGCCGATCAATATATAGAAAAGGTAACTCAGGAAATCGGACGCACCCACCATGTAAAGGTGGCTACCTCAGACAAGCTGGAGCAGGTAATTATTTTAGGAAAAGGTGCCGTCAGACTGTCGGCCAGAGATTTGGAAAAGGAAATAAAAGAAACCAACGACGAAATACATAAGCAGCATTTAGAGCGCATTCCATCTAAAAAAAACAGGCTGTTTGACAATGTTGACCCGGCTTTATTTGAATACCTGGAAAAAATCAGGCTGAACAAACAATAA
- a CDS encoding YfhO family protein, with protein MEMKQEEINQVSKELEDILNMMSEKDQSIPMREPMPFEPDPVMEEEDVGDGDFQELDLESLDLNEDLGREEKKPKNRGRLLFSSADGLAAAFWIPIAVMIIIFIQREIFPFGEESFLRTDMYHQYAPFFSEFQYKLRMGGSLLYSWDVGMGVNFSALFAYYLASPLNWLIFFCPKGLIIEFMTYSIVVKIGLAGLSFAYYLKKRFGGGFGIGYFGIFYGLSGYMAAYSWNIMWLDCIILFPIVMLGLERLVKEKKCGLYCISLAACILSNYYISIMICIFMVLYFGALLILENRKKWRDYAVNIIHFSVYSLLAGGLAAGVLLPEICALQATASGEFNFPKTFQSYFSIFDMIARHIGNVQVEIGLDHWPNIYCGVAVLMFFLLYLCCRKISVKEKAVYCGLLLFFYASFSINVLNFIWHGFHYPNSLPCRQSFIYIALMLVVCFRAYENLDSIPWKHGAAAFWGAVAFILLAEEMAGDLTENTEFRFAIFYGAILILALYAGVIYLWKKGRANKNLVVLLALGLVSVEAAVNTTITSVTTTSRTAYTEDNQDVIALVERLSPSAPFYRMEKVKRKTKNDGAWMNFPSVSLFSSTANADLTALFKKLGCEASTNSYSITGSTPLVDSLFSVKYGIYSEEEANNPLLTLTDLEGDTWLYEKAYTLPLGFGVPGDFDTNWQTELGNPVGVQNDLCYMTGASPVLEQIWGEESGSTYTFTTAIDGDYYVYVENKQVDQVRAEAGINAKTFDNVKRGYLLELGYLRAGETVTLTVQEPEGQTINAGVYRFSEKGLEEVYGKLNQSPWNLTEWTDTSLLGTVDMQEAGKLFTSIPYDLGWKVTVDGEPAETEKILDTFLSVNLTAGLHKIQMEYEPVGLRTGGLISAVSLGLFLVFMAAEKQAAYRKKKKLSESEEER; from the coding sequence ATGGAAATGAAACAGGAAGAAATTAACCAGGTTTCTAAAGAATTAGAGGATATATTGAATATGATGTCAGAAAAAGATCAAAGCATTCCCATGAGAGAGCCTATGCCTTTTGAGCCAGATCCTGTTATGGAAGAGGAGGATGTGGGAGACGGGGATTTTCAGGAATTAGATTTAGAGTCCTTAGATCTAAATGAAGATCTGGGAAGGGAAGAAAAAAAGCCAAAGAACAGAGGACGACTTCTGTTTTCCTCAGCCGATGGCTTGGCGGCGGCTTTTTGGATTCCTATTGCAGTAATGATTATTATATTTATTCAGAGAGAGATTTTTCCCTTTGGAGAAGAAAGCTTTTTAAGAACGGATATGTACCACCAGTATGCTCCGTTTTTTTCTGAATTTCAGTATAAACTGAGAATGGGAGGCAGCCTGCTGTACAGCTGGGATGTGGGAATGGGAGTTAATTTTTCCGCCCTGTTTGCCTACTATCTGGCCAGTCCCCTTAATTGGCTGATTTTCTTTTGCCCCAAGGGCCTGATTATTGAATTTATGACATATTCCATTGTTGTGAAAATCGGCCTGGCAGGTTTGTCCTTTGCCTATTATTTAAAAAAACGATTTGGCGGCGGCTTTGGAATCGGCTATTTTGGCATTTTTTATGGACTGTCCGGGTACATGGCCGCCTACAGCTGGAACATTATGTGGCTGGACTGTATTATTTTATTTCCCATAGTAATGTTAGGCCTAGAAAGGCTGGTAAAGGAGAAAAAATGCGGTCTTTACTGCATTTCGCTGGCAGCTTGTATTTTATCAAATTATTATATTTCTATAATGATTTGTATTTTCATGGTGCTGTATTTTGGGGCCCTTCTGATTTTGGAAAACAGAAAAAAATGGAGGGATTATGCAGTAAATATCATACATTTCTCTGTATATTCTCTTTTGGCGGGAGGGCTGGCCGCCGGTGTGCTGCTTCCTGAAATCTGCGCCCTTCAGGCTACGGCTTCAGGAGAATTTAATTTCCCTAAAACATTTCAGTCCTATTTTTCTATATTTGATATGATTGCCAGACATATTGGCAATGTGCAGGTGGAAATTGGCTTAGATCACTGGCCTAATATTTACTGCGGCGTGGCGGTGCTTATGTTTTTCCTTTTGTATCTGTGCTGCAGGAAAATATCTGTAAAGGAAAAGGCAGTATACTGCGGTTTACTGTTATTCTTTTACGCCAGCTTTTCCATTAATGTGCTGAATTTTATATGGCATGGTTTTCATTACCCAAATAGCCTGCCATGCCGCCAGTCCTTTATATACATTGCGTTGATGCTAGTAGTATGCTTCAGGGCCTATGAGAATTTAGACAGTATTCCATGGAAGCACGGGGCGGCTGCTTTCTGGGGAGCCGTTGCATTTATTTTGCTGGCAGAGGAGATGGCGGGGGATTTAACAGAAAACACGGAATTTCGTTTTGCTATATTTTACGGAGCTATTTTAATTCTGGCCTTGTATGCAGGAGTTATTTATTTATGGAAAAAGGGCAGGGCCAATAAAAATCTGGTGGTGCTTTTAGCTCTGGGGCTGGTGTCTGTGGAGGCTGCTGTAAATACTACGATTACAAGCGTTACTACTACCAGCAGAACTGCGTACACAGAAGATAATCAGGACGTAATAGCTTTAGTGGAAAGGCTTTCTCCATCTGCTCCGTTTTACAGAATGGAGAAGGTAAAGAGAAAGACAAAAAACGACGGGGCATGGATGAATTTTCCTTCAGTTTCTTTGTTTTCCTCAACTGCCAACGCAGATTTGACGGCATTATTTAAAAAGCTGGGGTGCGAGGCTTCCACAAACTCCTATAGTATTACCGGCAGCACACCTTTAGTCGACTCACTATTTTCTGTTAAATATGGAATTTATTCTGAGGAGGAGGCAAATAATCCTTTGCTGACCTTAACAGATCTGGAGGGGGACACATGGCTTTACGAAAAAGCATATACTCTGCCTTTAGGTTTTGGAGTGCCTGGAGATTTTGACACTAACTGGCAGACAGAATTAGGCAATCCTGTGGGAGTTCAGAACGATTTGTGTTATATGACGGGAGCTTCCCCTGTTTTAGAGCAGATATGGGGAGAGGAATCTGGAAGTACTTACACTTTTACCACAGCAATAGACGGCGATTACTATGTGTATGTGGAAAATAAGCAGGTAGATCAGGTTCGGGCGGAAGCCGGGATTAATGCAAAGACCTTTGATAATGTAAAAAGAGGATATTTGCTGGAATTAGGTTATTTAAGAGCTGGGGAAACAGTTACCTTGACTGTCCAGGAGCCGGAAGGCCAGACAATAAACGCAGGGGTTTACCGTTTCTCTGAGAAGGGATTGGAGGAGGTTTACGGGAAATTAAATCAGTCTCCGTGGAATCTGACTGAATGGACAGATACCTCCTTATTAGGCACTGTAGATATGCAGGAGGCAGGCAAATTGTTTACCTCTATTCCCTATGATTTAGGCTGGAAGGTAACAGTGGACGGAGAGCCTGCAGAAACAGAGAAAATATTAGATACATTTTTAAGTGTAAATCTGACAGCGGGGCTGCATAAAATCCAGATGGAATACGAGCCTGTAGGATTAAGAACGGGCGGCTTAATATCAGCGGTCAGTCTGGGACTGTTTTTAGTTTTTATGGCAGCAGAAAAGCAGGCGGCTTACAGGAAAAAGAAAAAATTATCAGAATCAGAAGAGGAGAGATAA